One genomic segment of Bombina bombina isolate aBomBom1 chromosome 4, aBomBom1.pri, whole genome shotgun sequence includes these proteins:
- the LOC128655891 gene encoding zinc finger protein 250 yields MYECLKCGKCFIGKSSYTVHQRTHTGEKPFVCIECGKCFLTGSNLTTHKRVHTGEKPYKCTECGKSFNQSSKLVKHRRIHTGEKPYACSYCGKQFSLSSNLAVHFRTHTGEKPYECEECGKCFNQSSILLVHKRIHEREKKNNSLAEPRLKEKEKNVRMTQQTIKQETNDSAKVISYEKLPSLSNMNIKYDEDFANVNSKKKSNFAKGKRTPYICSDCGKSFPGKSRYLIHQRTHTGEKPFICTDCGKRFVTKSNLITHQRTHTGEKPYMCTECGKSFSQSSKLAKHFRIHTGEKPYSCPDCGKCFSLSSNLVVHQRTHTGEKPYTCDVCGKRFNQSSVLSIHRRIHSREIPYSCAGCGLKCKDRAQLINHQRSHTGN; encoded by the coding sequence ATGTATGAGTGTCTTAAATGTGGGAAATGCTTCATTGGCAAATCAAGCTACACTGTGCACCAAAGAACCCATACTGGAGAAAAGCcttttgtttgtattgaatgtggaaaatgttttcttACTGGATCAAACCTTACGACACATAAAAgagttcacacaggagaaaaaccgtataaatgtacagagtgtgggaagagCTTTAATCAGAGCTCAAAACTTGTGAAACACAGACgtattcacacaggagagaaaccttACGCATGTTCTTATTGTGGGAAGCAATTTAGCTTGAGTTCTAATCTTGCTGTACATTTTCGaactcacacaggagagaaaccgtATGAATGTGAAGAATGCGGAAAATGCTTCAACCAAAGTTCAATTCTTCTCGTCCACAAAAGAATTCacgaaagagaaaagaaaaataacagTCTTGCAGAACCACgattaaaagaaaaagagaaaaacgtaAGGATGACACAGCAGACTATCAAGCAAGAGACTAATGATTCAGCTAAAGTTATTAGTTATGAAAAATTACCAAGCCTCTCTAATATGAACATCAAATATGATGAGGACTTTGCTAATGTGAATAGTAAAAAAAAGAGTAATTTTGCAAAGGGAAAACGAACACCATAcatatgttctgactgtgggaaaagtTTTCCTGGCAAATCAAGATACCTAATTCATCAAAGGACCCACACTGGGGAGAAGCCATTCATTTGCACTGACTGCGGGAAACGCTTCGTAACAAAGTCAAATCTTATTACGCACCAGAGAACTCACACTGGGGAGAAGCCATATATGTGCACAGAGTGTGGCAAGAGCTTTAGTCAGAGCTCAAAGCTGGCAAAGCACTTTAGGATACACACAGGGGAAAAACCGTATTCATGTCCAGACTGTGGCAAATGTTTTAGCCTAAGTTCTAATCTTGTTGTCCACCAGAGAACTCACACTGGTGAAAAACCGTACACATGTGATGTATGTGGTAAAAGATTTAATCAAAGCTCAGTGCTTAGTATACATAGAAGGATTCACTCCAGGGAAATACCATATTCATGTGCAGGTTGTGGATTAAAATGTAAAGATCGTGCCCAGCTAATCAATCATCAGAGAAGTCATACTGGCAATTAG